aaattttgattcaaaCCTCTCGTTTTCATGCTCGATGATCAATTCGACAATAATATTTTGCTAACCCTAACATTCATACAAGTTTTCAGCTCCATGGCTGAGTTATATTGTTTACTTCTAAGGTAGTAAGGTCTCTGTCTGGTGTTTGGCCACTTGGATAGCGAGGTGGCTGGAACAGGCACTAGAGTTACTAAGCACACGGTCGGATCATGCTCCATAATTGAGCATACTTTAAAATTGGTgagttttaaataatatttcattcgTTAATATTACAAACTTAGCATATTTGAACTTGTTTGTGCATGAAGCGAATTAAAGCGAAAAACTGATTGTTGGGAGGTGTTTCGAATTAAACATCATCACAAGGATGGAACATTTGTCGAATCTTGATCTCAAGCTATTGATATaagtattaaaaattattagtaaataatatagttcCACCATTTTCAATGCTTGAGTGTTAAAAACTCATCTTTTTTCTGTTGGATTTAATTTTACttgcttaaatttttttctttgacaTAGGATAATATGACCACAAGAATTTTTGAGATATCTCAAGCTACTATAGAGGGAGAGGAGCCACATACTCCATCACAGGATGCCATAAACGACACATATTACGAGGTTGTTGGAGGGATGAAGAAAATATGCATTTATGGACTTGGCTCCtaatactcacgggaaatttatgGTTCAATTCCAGCAAGTGACACTAATCCAGATGTAGGTTTCGAATTTGCCCTGAGCCTGAAATTAcgaagaagaccgttagaagggagccgggagggtgtcccgacatagtccctccgacgctcaagttagagactgaggatataaagAGATAGCAGCTAAGGGTgttgctgaaaaataatatagtgaatgaatgaaCTGAacactcaaacctggtatttataggagaatacctgggcccGTGATTGGCCTTCCATCTTGGCTAGGGATGGGTCAGGGTCCATGATCCGGTGTAGGCTCGATTTGGATGAGCTCATCCTTGGGGTATCAGCTCCCAAGCAAAAGTTGCCTTGTCTCATGCAACGTCTGCTTCTACAGGAAGGTTCGTTCAAGTAGCTCATGTGTTGATATACAAGAGTTGAGGGCAGAGAATACAGATTTGAAGACTCGAATTACTGAATTGGAGGAAAAGATGCGTGAATTTATGGCTCGTATGGTGTTCTCTCAAACACTAGACCGTCCTTCTGCTTTTCCAGACTTTTCTTCACCCATTATAAATTCTGATGAGACTCAATCTCCTTAGACACCGTCCCAGTATTTAAAGTTTGAGTTTCGATTGGATTGACTTGGAAATGTTTGGAAATGGTTGAACATTTTGTAGAATCAATTGATATTTGTTTTGGATATTTCACACTTGAATAGTTGGTATAAGTATTTGTATTGATTTTGGTGTTGATAAATTGTGGCTCGAAGTAGTTGTATTGATGTTAATACTGTGTTGTGCTTTTTGGATTGTTATATTGATTGATTATGCATATTGTGTTGTATTTGGATTGATGTACATAACAGAGGCTGGAGGAGGaaaaacaatatataatttagaGACTGATTTCATAAATTCGGTCTCTAACTTAGAGACTGATTGTGTGGCATCAGTCTATCATATATTGACTGAATTATGAATTAGTCTCAATATTAGAGACTGACTTTAATTAGTCGGTATCTAAAATAGAAGCcgtatataaaatatcggtctCTATTTTAGAGACTGATGATGTCCAAAATATCGATGACGCATATAAAATATCGGTCTCAATAGTATCGGTCTCTCACAATTAGCGATCATGGTTATTGATACCAACCAAATCGGTCTCTTAtccgtgttttttttttatttttattttcattgagCTGTGTTGCAACTTTTTAGCAAATTGCATCCAAAATCACGCGACATAAATACCAACTATAAAAACTacctttttattgttttttttctttcgtGCAAGTATATCTAtgtccaaaaaataattaatttttcgaATAACTTCAATTTTAGATAATATATCTtagaaattgaaaattgtttataaaattattcaaaaagaTAGATCGATCGACGAATAAACTTGAAGTTGAAATAACACACTCGTTAATTCTTGAATAAATTTACAACCTTTAATGCTATTTATCCCTTTCCTTTGGCgttactatatatattttacaaaagTTAAACTTGCATTCTTagtaaataatgagtatgtctATTGTGAGaaggtttcacgaatctttatctgtgagattggtcaatcctatcgatattcacaataaaaagtaatactcttagcataaaaagtaatattttttcatggacgacccaaataaaatatatgtcttacaaaatacaacccgtgagacagtctcatatACATTTTTGCCataaataatttagcaattcCATAGCAGATTCTCTGCTTTACCAGCATAATGAGACACGACAATTTCAAgtatattttgttttgattaattttttttcgtgtgaatatataaaataaataaataatccttcaaaatttaatttcttcatGGGCATGGTGTATGATCATATTTCTGGCTTTATTTCCCACCTAACGCCTCCCCTGGCATGAATACTGCACCCACCACTATTTATTAATCGCCGTTTCTTCTTCTTACTGCATTCAATCTCCGCCTTCCTCTCTCCCAAACTCTCAACTGTTCTTCTTCTGTTGTTTTGATTCAGATTCAGATATGAAAACTTGATAAAAACCCattattcttttttaaaaaaataaaagaaagattatCATATTGAGGAGAATTAAAATGGAAGGTGTTTCGGCCGCAGCGTACAATGGGATCAGAGGATACTGGCGGAGGAAAGGCTACAACACCTACCAGCGGATTAACAGTAGCCGCAGAAAAAGGAAGATGAGGGTGGTGGAGCTGGGTTCCGCCGCTGTCGAGGGGTCTGTCCGGCGGCGGAGATTCTGGCGGATCAGGCTGACGCCACGGCTGAATCTGAAGCTCCGCGCCTTCTCTCCGAAGAAGCTGTTGCTCGGCTTGCGAGATGCGTATGTCAACATGATGTTGAAGATCCCCAATACGAGTGTGATGAGCAGCGGGTTCGGAAGTGCGGTGGCCGGAAACGGAGTCTCCGGGTTCGGAATGAGACCGTTGAAGGAGTACGATGAGCGGATGATATTGGAGATCTACAAGTCCATTGTTATGGCGCAGCCTGGATTAGCTTCCGCAGTTGggtattagatatatgattgtTACAAAGACAGAAACTTGTCGTTGATATTTGGAATCTCAGAGCCaataataacattaataaattgtatatatttttatcagtaACATGTTGGTTGTTTCAAGTTTCAAGGGTTCTGCGTCGCTATAACTATCCAAGATTAAAGTTACCTTTAGAACCATTGGGATATTGTCCATGGCATAAAATTTTCGGATGTAATAATACATCTTccgtttcaaaaaataaattagaactccaaaaaagaaaaaaattgagacaaaaatttgtgtgagacggtctcacgggttgtatttatgagacagattttttatttagatcattcatgataaaatattactttttatgctaaaaatattattcgtGAATATGAGTAAAGTTTAAGATCACGATCTCATGTCTCAAAAATTGAAGTAGAATACACCTGTTCGGATAAGATCAATGAATTCATTCATGTGGGCTTTTTTTAGCGGTGGAAAGTGGTGAGTGATAATGTTGATGAACAAGTGACGTAGGGACCATATCATTTGTtgattttagatttttaatcttgaaataaaataataaaattagacATCAAAATTTATGTGAAAAATCTCTTAAAATTATTAGGATAAAAATCACGAGTaatatgaaaagaatttcattataatattttatattgtacAATCATTCATTTTGTTTACAAAAAAACACACATTCTCTTAATACATGATAACAAAACACcacacaaatattataaaacaacgTACTCAAATAAGATTATATTTTGAGATGAGAGACGAATTCCCTGAGAAATGAGGTGAATTGATGCACCTAATTCTAAGTTCTCTTCTTGGTCTAAACACAAGAAACTTTCGCACAATTTCATCGTCTGAAGATGGCattaaattcaaatatgttGCCTAATATAATAAATGTGTAGCCATACTTTTTTTGACTTTGTGCAATTTTCTCACATGATTTTGCTGACATTTCACCCgtttggagatttgattgaagatttgaTTGAGAGTCAAACACATCTCTACGAATCCTTTCAATCTTATCATTTTCTGATGCTTACATTTCCGCTAGACAACTTGAAGATTtaaccactcaaacttatcagtgttaaGTGGATTGGTCAGAACATCAAttatgttatcctttgtatggatcttctgaaTATCTATACTTCATTCCTCTACTACTTCTCAAACAAAATGAAACTAgactccaatgtgtttagtcctgggTTAAAAGGCTAGATTctttgcgatgtgcaaggcactctgactgtcacaaaaaaaaataactttatcTTGTTTGTGCTCGATAtcctaaaataacattttaatcaCTATTGTCTCCTTACAAGCTTTAATAGCTGCTATATATTCTATTTCCATTGTAGATAATGCTACAActgtttgtatttttaaatcCAACTTACTGCTCCCTCTACAAGTGTAAACACAAAAACAGTAGTAAATTTtttcttatcaggatcacctgcataatcttaATCGACATAAACCCTGAGTATAAAATCCGATCCTACaaaacataatgcagcatttgaAACATCAAACTTCTCACTTCTAATGCATAAGGTACTTCAGACATCTTCATCCACTCTGTTTCACTTCTAGGACACATCttggaggataacttgaagttaataGGAAGAAGTGTTGTGATTgacttactatcttgcatgttgttGAAGTGATACGAGACTTATTCAAATAATCAATATGGGAAAGTCAAATCTTTCtattacttctgtctcggtgaacttgtaTCCCTAAGTCTTTCATATAAAATTTCCTAGCCAATTGTGATTTCAATTCTTTGACTTGATATTTGTTTTGGCATGCTACCAACATTGTCATTCACATTCAACAGCAAAATGGCCATACCTCTTAAAATATGTACAAGGGTATGCACtaagtctgttgtatccaaggctcatgatataagAATCAAATCTTTGTACCAGCAACTTGGCGTCTGTTTGAGACCGCACATATATTTGTTCAATATGCAAATCAAGTTCACtttgttctagatgtaggtcaaataTTGCACACAATATCAGCATTACTCTGACTGTCGTAAGCCGAACCatgagagaaaatatctcattgaagtcaatgtcttctttctgagcatatctTTTTACCATCAATCTAGCatgataccgctccacttggttatttcCATCAaacttgatcttatagaccaaTCTGTTACAAATGATTTTCCTCCTTCGTGGTAGtgaaaaaaataacaagttttattcatgtctaatgcctccaatttttcttgaattgctttcatccacaaggatacatccgagttTTGAGTAGCCTCATGGAAACTCGATGGATCACCATCCTCTGTTAAAAGATGATATGCAATATTACTttagtgacataatctgaaagccaaatTTGTGGTCTTCTCTCTTGAGTTGACTGTCTCACTTTGGAAACCTCAGATTCACCATGCACCTGAagtatagtagtttctgaattttgtgtgattttgtctctttttattttatcttcttCGAAGATAATATTcttgctgatgacaagcttgtgggcagtaggatcccacaagcgaaacttCTTTACTCCATTAGCATTATCCTAGAAGATACACTTTCTGGATTTTGAAATATGTATTAGCTTTCTAATGAAATTGGTTTCATCTCTTTTGAAATAATACTCAGACTATTATACTATAAAACGTAAAATATGCCACTTTTCTATTACGGTTCATCATAATTTTCGAACATAAATCAATTACTGatacaataatttattatcacaatatattttcttactttcattaACAATTATATACTTCATATACTCAATAATATGACAAATAtcatgaattatcgataatcaaaatatgatttatgataatacTATACGAGGTTCTTACAAATGCCTTCAGTGGGCAAGTTCCTATCTTcatttgaaacgtctgcttattcgttttctaaAAAagtacaagaaaaaaaaaaatttcctcaaattttcggcctctacatatacatataactAAAATACTTTtgtaccattttttttaaataaaacatccaactagtacttgaaatcccaaaggaaaatagtcaaaacaatAAATCGTAAAGCGTGTtgccaaacctaaaaagcaataagggttgaaaagtgtagcccacactaaacctctcaaacaAAACTCTCAAAAAGCTTAAATAAGATGtcataaaaatttttaactcaAAATCATagacttaaatgcggaaatagaagcACTGGTCcttgggttatgtgcaccaacagtccagcaagtcactcgtcaagacctccaatatcatagttatttatatcacctgcatcatacacacctagtgagtctaaagactcaacacgtcctatctttgataacaagtactacgtaATACAGTTGAcacataacagtgaaaaatacttgtacttaaaatatcattttcctaataatgcataaactttaaacttaaacgttttcaaaaaaa
This window of the Primulina huaijiensis isolate GDHJ02 chromosome 3, ASM1229523v2, whole genome shotgun sequence genome carries:
- the LOC140972137 gene encoding uncharacterized protein, with the translated sequence MEGVSAAAYNGIRGYWRRKGYNTYQRINSSRRKRKMRVVELGSAAVEGSVRRRRFWRIRLTPRLNLKLRAFSPKKLLLGLRDAYVNMMLKIPNTSVMSSGFGSAVAGNGVSGFGMRPLKEYDERMILEIYKSIVMAQPGLASAVGY